A genomic window from Cloacibacillus evryensis DSM 19522 includes:
- a CDS encoding helix-turn-helix domain-containing protein: MADAGDRSALHLGNGSGEGDIFLYRVFPGCELAYNDISMGGCVAPRGRARGAAIEISHCLSGRCERCFENRSRCCLGPGDLLVCPPPAHGTVFSFPSKRYCGISVIIEPGALPADLKRDLKLLFVDLEKIEALARGGGRGFIMRGEASVEHIFSGLYSVREERKEGYMKVKVVELLLFLSDLEERGRPAAVKYTDRRHERLMIGVRDFIAGNIGMHHTIAELSRRFGISQTVMKRAFREVCGTSPYAFLRACRLQAARDLLKEEGFTVADIAAKIGYENPNKFTSAFHKFYGVSPMEYRKKCPNG, from the coding sequence ATGGCGGATGCGGGAGACCGCTCGGCCCTGCACCTCGGGAACGGGAGCGGCGAGGGCGATATCTTCTTGTACCGTGTCTTCCCCGGCTGTGAGCTGGCCTATAACGACATCAGCATGGGAGGCTGCGTCGCTCCGCGCGGCCGCGCACGCGGGGCGGCGATCGAGATAAGCCATTGCCTGTCGGGGCGGTGTGAGCGTTGTTTTGAAAACCGGAGCCGCTGCTGCCTGGGGCCGGGGGATCTGCTTGTCTGTCCGCCGCCGGCACACGGGACGGTTTTCTCTTTCCCCTCCAAGCGCTATTGCGGGATATCCGTCATTATAGAGCCGGGCGCGCTGCCCGCGGATTTGAAGCGCGACCTGAAGCTGCTGTTCGTCGATCTGGAAAAAATCGAAGCGCTGGCACGCGGCGGGGGCCGCGGTTTTATCATGCGGGGCGAGGCGTCCGTTGAGCATATTTTTTCCGGCCTCTATTCCGTCAGGGAAGAAAGGAAAGAGGGCTATATGAAGGTGAAGGTCGTCGAACTGCTGCTTTTCCTGAGCGACCTTGAGGAGCGCGGACGGCCCGCCGCGGTGAAATACACGGACCGGCGGCATGAACGGCTGATGATCGGCGTCAGAGACTTCATCGCCGGAAATATCGGTATGCACCACACGATAGCCGAGTTGTCCAGGCGCTTTGGGATATCACAAACGGTGATGAAGAGGGCCTTCAGAGAGGTCTGCGGCACGTCGCCTTATGCTTTTCTGCGCGCCTGCCGCCTGCAGGCGGCGCGGGATCTGCTGAAGGAGGAAGGTTTCACGGTCGCCGATATCGCCGCAAAAATAGGGTACGAAAATCCGAACAAGTTTACCTCTGCCTTTCATAAATTTTACGGGGTCTCTCCGATGGAATACCGGAAAAAATGTCCGAACGGATAG
- a CDS encoding PLP-dependent aminotransferase family protein, translating to MTEPFSFKYQLSTMAKERLDPSEIGVMIKLSIEHKAISLTAGEPSADIYPIDDLKKAFAPIFDDPSLLAYAKEDFGLMELREWITRRMRADGMAPDWVTSRNILLTNGAGEAIELVAETLIDPGCTVLVEAPTFTETLLTFRKQGANCVGVPSDDDGIIPEEFERLLKSRSVRFLYTIPNFQNPSGRTSPLERRKEILAIAAKYDVPIFEDDPYHYLSYDEEAPATYLGLAGDDRRVLHSNSFSKLVAPGMRCGWLVVPDAIIPHLNAFRISAGLTRPAILQLGLFNYLNNADFGERVGFLRDTYRVRRDGMVKAIEKHLKPLGIKTNYPKGGFFLWGEARGVDDMTAFARFAVEKKKVGIIPGSAFYTIDEAKNGHDAFRISFAKVDPETAEEGIKRLAEAFREYK from the coding sequence ATGACGGAACCCTTTTCATTTAAATACCAGCTCAGCACGATGGCAAAGGAGAGGCTCGACCCCTCGGAGATAGGCGTCATGATAAAGCTCAGCATCGAGCATAAAGCCATTTCGCTCACAGCCGGCGAACCGTCGGCGGATATATATCCCATCGACGATCTCAAAAAGGCCTTCGCCCCGATCTTTGACGATCCGTCGCTGCTCGCCTACGCGAAAGAGGACTTCGGCCTGATGGAGCTGCGCGAGTGGATAACCCGCCGCATGAGGGCCGACGGCATGGCCCCCGACTGGGTGACGAGCAGGAACATCCTGCTGACCAACGGCGCTGGCGAGGCGATCGAGCTGGTCGCGGAGACGCTGATCGACCCAGGCTGCACGGTGCTCGTCGAAGCGCCGACCTTTACGGAGACGCTGCTCACCTTCCGCAAACAGGGCGCGAACTGTGTCGGCGTGCCCTCCGACGACGACGGCATCATCCCAGAAGAGTTTGAACGGCTGCTTAAATCGCGCAGCGTGCGTTTCCTCTATACGATACCTAACTTCCAAAACCCCAGCGGCCGCACCTCGCCGCTTGAGCGCCGCAAAGAGATCCTCGCCATCGCCGCGAAGTACGACGTCCCGATCTTCGAGGACGACCCCTACCACTACCTGAGCTACGACGAAGAGGCTCCCGCGACATACCTGGGCCTCGCCGGCGACGACCGGCGCGTGCTGCACAGCAACAGCTTCTCCAAACTGGTCGCGCCGGGGATGCGCTGCGGCTGGCTCGTCGTGCCGGACGCGATCATCCCGCACCTCAACGCCTTCCGCATCAGCGCCGGCCTCACGCGTCCCGCGATCCTGCAGCTCGGGCTCTTCAACTACCTGAATAACGCGGACTTCGGCGAGCGCGTCGGCTTCCTGCGCGACACCTACCGCGTGCGCCGCGACGGCATGGTAAAGGCGATAGAGAAGCACCTCAAACCGCTGGGGATAAAGACGAACTACCCCAAGGGCGGCTTCTTCCTCTGGGGAGAGGCGCGGGGCGTCGACGACATGACAGCCTTCGCGCGCTTCGCGGTGGAAAAGAAGAAGGTCGGCATCATCCCGGGGAGCGCCTTCTACACGATCGACGAAGCGAAAAACGGACACGACGCCTTCCGCATCTCCTTCGCAAAGGTCGACCCCGAAACGGCGGAAGAGGGGATCAAACGGCTCGCCGAGGCTTTCAGGGAGTACAAATAA
- a CDS encoding GntR family transcriptional regulator — MPIKTTAQDAALEQIMELIQRKEIFPGARLFETDLEKSLGMSRTPIRGALDQLVVDGILEKKQNQRGYFFPKLTLSDLYEAYIFRERLEVTSVSLACLNWNHQAGKKIYDAIRTENEKNETQICDTYKDLSDGFHVTLAASSGNEYLVRALKQVYLRICMYELFYGISLYRVDRDQDRHKDSNDQMILQHEDIVVSIAQRDMAAAVKKMVRHLRHAPAASEHVMSFFKWKEYEKIFPN, encoded by the coding sequence ATGCCGATAAAAACTACCGCTCAAGACGCTGCTTTAGAGCAAATAATGGAGCTGATACAGCGTAAAGAAATTTTTCCCGGCGCCAGGCTGTTTGAGACAGACCTCGAAAAGTCGCTGGGCATGAGCAGAACTCCGATAAGAGGGGCTTTGGACCAGCTGGTAGTGGACGGAATCCTTGAAAAAAAACAGAATCAAAGGGGATATTTTTTCCCTAAACTAACACTTTCCGATCTATATGAGGCATACATATTCAGAGAGCGCCTTGAAGTGACCTCGGTCAGCCTTGCCTGCCTCAACTGGAATCATCAGGCTGGTAAAAAAATATATGATGCGATCAGGACAGAAAACGAAAAAAATGAGACCCAAATATGTGACACATATAAAGACCTCAGTGACGGTTTTCACGTAACCTTGGCCGCTTCTTCCGGCAACGAATACCTCGTGAGGGCGCTTAAACAAGTCTATTTACGTATATGTATGTATGAACTATTCTATGGTATCAGTCTCTATCGCGTGGATAGAGATCAGGACCGCCACAAAGATTCAAACGATCAAATGATCCTTCAGCACGAGGATATCGTCGTAAGTATTGCACAACGTGATATGGCGGCGGCAGTAAAAAAGATGGTGCGCCATCTTAGGCACGCTCCCGCGGCAAGCGAACATGTCATGTCTTTTTTTAAATGGAAAGAATATGAAAAAATATTCCCTAACTGA